The DNA region GCGTTCGACGTCAACGAGGGGCACGGGCGCACGTCGAAGATCGTCGCGCTCTTCAAGCGCCCGCGGCCCTGAGGCGGGCCGCTCGCTGCCCGTCGCTCCCACGCAGGCACGGCATCGCCGTCGACCGTCGCCCTCCACGCCGCTGCTCGGGCTCCTGCTGGCCATCGCCTGTCACGACGAGGTGCCCGCCGCGCGTCCGCCGGCCACTGGCTCCGACACGGCGCAGCGTGTCTCTGCGAGCGAGCGTCCCGCGCCGCTGCCGTGGGACCCGGCGGCGCGTCCCGACGTGATCGTCTTCGTCAAGCACACGCCGGGATCCCTCGTGCTGACGATCACGCTGGCTCCCGCCGACTCGGCGCAGGTCGCGGCCTTCCGGCAGCGCGCGCGCGGCGCGATCGGCGGAGTGCCGGGGGCGCGGATCCTTGGTCCGTACGGCTGGCCACGATCCGGCACGCGCGGCGAGACGCTCCTCGAAGTGGAGCTCGTGAGCGAACGCATCGCACGGGACAGCGCGCGGGTCGCGCGATGGCTCGCGGCGGATCCGCTGGTGCGCCGCGTGGAGACCGACCGGGCCCCATCCGCGCGCTGAGCGACGCGGAGCGCATGGTGCGCGCGCGGACCGCGTCGCACGATCGCGCCCCACGCAACCGACGACTCGACGCCATGCAGCCGCATCCAGACCTGCCGGACGGGTGGGAGGACCACGAGTGGATCGAGGCCGTGAGCGAGGGCGGCCCGCCCGCGTTCCACGTCCGCGACCAGGACGCGCGCATTCGTGCGCTGCCACCGTGCGAGATCGCGCCCGCCGAGCGACCCGCGCTCGTGCCCGTGCGCCTGGAGACCTATCCCGCCACCATCTGGCTTCCCGCCGCCGCGCGACCCGAGGCCGACACCGAGGACGATGGCGGGTCGGACGCGGCGAACGGCGACACGCGCGCCTACGCGGAGGTCGAGTCCTGGGAGTGGCCGGACGGCGGGTCGCTGCTGGTGTGGATCTCCGGGTCGCCCGAGCTCCCCGGTCTCCACGCGCTTCCGGGCTACCGTCCGGAGGACCGCTGCGCCGACATCGGCGGGCGCCCGGTGTGCGTCCGGCGCTATGGGCGGCCCTCCGCCTCGGGGCGGGCCGACCACTACGCCGTGGTGGACGGACACGTCGACGAGCTGCATACGCTCTACGCCCGCGTGCTTGCCGCGACGGCGGAGGCGCGGGACGCGATGCTCGCGGTACTGCTCACGCTCACCCCGGACGCGTCGGCGACGGGCGACCCGTCTGGGGAGAGGGCATGACGGGTCGTTGCAGCTGACCAGATCCCGAGCTGATGGCGGCCACGCTGGAGCGGCGCGACGTGAGCGCGTGGGCGGCGGAGCGGGAGTTGGTGGTGGCGCGGGCGGAGGCGTAGGCGGCCGGGGGCCGTCCGGTCTGGTCGACGTGCTGTGGTCGGCGCATGTTGGCCTGCGAGGCGGCGCGGCAGGCAATCGCGGCTCGCCGTACGACCGGCGTCAGACGCCAACCCCCATCCCGGACGTGCGCCCCATGACCGAGACCTTCCCGATCGTCCCCGGCCAGCTCCGGCTGCTCTGGATCGCGGTGCCGCTCGTCCTCGTCGTGCTCGGCGCCGCCGGCGCGCTCGCCTACACGCTGTCGGCGGCCCGCACTGCGCGGTTCGAGGTGTCGGCGCACGGCCTGCGCCTCCGGGGCGATTTCTACGCGCGCACCATTCCCGCCGCCGCGCTGCAGCCGGACGCAGCTCGCGCGGTCGACCTGCGGACCGAGCAGGCGCTCCAGCCGGTGGCGCGCACGGGCGGCACGGCGGTCCCCGGCTATCGGGCGGGCTGGTTCCGGCTGCGGGATGGGGAGCGCGCGCTGCTCTATGTGACCGATCCGAGTCGCGTCGCGTACGTGCCCACGCGGGCGGGCTACAGTGTGCTGGTCAGCGTCGCCGATCCGGCCGCCTTCATCGATAGCCTGCGCCGGCTCACGGCGGGCGCGCCCGCGCCGACCGGTGCGCCCGGCGTCTGACGCGGCGTTGCAGCTGACGTACGGACGCACCAGGAAGCCGACGCCCACGCGCTGCGGCGACGCTCGCCGGGGCGTCGGCCGTCGGACCGATCAGACGGGCGGAGCGCCCGGCGCACCGCCCCTGCCCGCCGCGACCATCGCGACCGCCTCGCCCAGCGCGC from Roseisolibacter agri includes:
- a CDS encoding PH domain-containing protein; the encoded protein is MLWSAHVGLRGGAAGNRGSPYDRRQTPTPIPDVRPMTETFPIVPGQLRLLWIAVPLVLVVLGAAGALAYTLSAARTARFEVSAHGLRLRGDFYARTIPAAALQPDAARAVDLRTEQALQPVARTGGTAVPGYRAGWFRLRDGERALLYVTDPSRVAYVPTRAGYSVLVSVADPAAFIDSLRRLTAGAPAPTGAPGV